In the genome of Aedes aegypti strain LVP_AGWG chromosome 2, AaegL5.0 Primary Assembly, whole genome shotgun sequence, the window GGTGAATGGAATCGAGGCGAAGTCGAGTATGATTTCCGGGACGTCTAGTTTCTGCAAGGATTGATGTGTTAGAGAAAGAGTTTGTGTACAAAATACTGATGATCTTACCTTATAAGTGAGATAGGTTCTAAGCCCAATGGGGCCAGCGATGGCAGGTTTTCCATAGACAACCGAATGTTCTCCATGGAGAATAACTTTGCCAGGGGCGGAGATCTCAAAACTGTTCAGTGAATTCATTGTGCGAATTTTCTTCGAGATGCTCTGCTACGTTAAAAAATGAAACCGTTTGTATGTTTTAGGGTGTATTGAATAAGTTTTGTGCAACGAGCTGGTTCTGAGCGCTAGTGACCCTCGGCTGCCCACTGTTCCGGAGTGTACGTTTTCTGAGAAAATGCGTGAATCGTTTTGAGTTCTTCCGCCAGGGCTGCATTCACGAGTCTAGAACATGgtaatcaaaaaattgattcgtCAATACGAATAAGTTTGAACAGACATAAGGTTCATACCGGTGTCGCTGAAGCAGGGTTTTTCCTTGAAACTGGGATGAGACTATTACTGCGCTAAACTTGCCGCCACATCCATCAGATTCATCAGTTACTTCCTGAAAGTGGAAAGAAAGAGAACATATTAATCCTTTATTaccaaattcctattttcgatcTACTCATCAATTTTCGCTTTCTAAAAGAGTAGACTACTAGCAGCAttatttttatcacaaaaaatatttaaatcacaataacttttttgtttttagatattttttccctTTTTACAAATTATCAACAAACTCATCTAGTTTTAGAACCTCTGTCGATGTTGATCTTTGATCTACTAGATacggagatattccgaaattacTTGAGGGACCAATGCATAGCCATAACCCTCGTACAGAAATTTTCTCGTGTTCGGTTATCCGCATTTCGAAACATTACATTGttctgaaaaaatggtgcaacgTTTTAGAGTAATGAGCACTTATAATCctccgaccaaaaaaaaaacaaaaatttcaaattctatcTGTCTATTTTATTGTACTTTTTAGGTTTCTTGAagacagctcaaccgatttgtataaattttttcagaagcttctgtaCACTGAAAGCTCCATTATATTTTATGTGCAGAAACCAGATAAACGTTGATTTTTTGCCTCAAATTTGATTTTATGTGCCCGCATACAAATTTTAGTTGATAACAATAAAATACAATGTCAATAGCgtagttagcgttagcgtagttacggtatacttcgtagattggatactaacaatattcatgttttttcttttgataatctcatctagAATGCCTTCAGGAGCAAGGCTAGGGAATAAACCTTGAtccaatcttaaacaagaataccaaaatcatgaatattgctattcccggccacgcccatctttaccgtaacttgggattggggaaggaaatgttgatgtagcacttacttaacgagaggcctccgactcagcgacaccctcataagtgctacggagttgagGGTTGGGAGGGGTATTAGGTcatcaggattcgcctgaaaagctagcgATGGACCCAGAGCATTTGTTGTTTAatcgttttcaatttaatctcttgaatgccggcattcaaaagaggAAAGATGTTTGATTTACAGaatgaagaattttgtttcgCGTAAAAATAGTCGATTACGCGTTCAACGGTATTAACTATCTGCTATTTACCGAGTAAAAGCAGAatagatccctccagggtcatctaataaaaaaaaaggtttatgaACTTCGCGAAGCGACCGGTTGGAACAGGTAAAATGAGGTGCGGCAATAaacgagacaaaaaaaaaaaaagaaaaaaaaccgtTAGTTCCATAATATCCGACGTCCATGTAAGCATAAACGGAAACCGCAGAAACCGGTCGCATTCCAAAACGCGAAAATCTGATCTCAAAATCGTTACGTCTAATTCGGGGTTTATGTATAAAAGGAACGGACTCACCAAATGCTTGCATCCtccggaaaaaaaaagttgcttaATCCCCCTCCGTCACGCCGATCAACGTTCATCACACTCTTGATCGAAGTACTGGACTGGAGCATAAGCTGCAAACCCCGCATCTACTAtcctaattttatttttatttattgggGTTTGCAACCGGAAGTTGTAAATTATCCTCACAGATTCACAAACTGAATGCATTCGATTGTTTTCAACGCGACTCTGAATAACACAAAACCGCGGAAGAGGAATAATTCAATGCCGGAAGAAAATTTCTACTCTTTTCCACTTTCACGAAGAACAATtcgaaaaatttgaaacatttgcacTATTTATTACAGAAAAATTTTAAGTTGATATCGttgaaatattataatttttccGCCAAATTTGTGATTGCATCAGTCGAATTGATATGATGCgcggaaacgaaaaaaaaaacgtgacagtAGATCTAAAACACAACCGCTCGCAGGcgtggcttgctgcgatctcctTCAATTATCCAcgttgcactttttcaccgaaattgaATGGATGAACACGATTTGAGataaatgcttagcgatcgacaccagtcacaccactttatgatgcaagtttcttcccgcccccctgtgtgacttacttcgtcgggcacttattttcactagggaaaaccttcgtacttcttcattAAAGGATtccattccaatcacacgctgttaaagttctataattcacgaaattttatgaaatttcctcaacgaccgcgtaaaattgagaatctaaacaaagttcaatccgtcgtactgagaaaaaaaaagtttgtgccAACAATAAAATACAATGTCAATGCACATAATCTTCATTTGCGTTCTAATGCATTATAAAGGCCAGATTGCTATAACCTgtttatgtttcaaattgaattcTAGAACACTCGCAGAGTAACGGGAAGCAAACATGTCACCATCTGTATCACCCTGCTAGCACGATTTGcgtttttgaaattaattaccGTCGTCAAAAAACTAGTCAATGACCATCtagtggctatttataacgcATTCTCGAAGCGTGCCACATTGTTTTCACTATTCTGGTATTCGTTTGCTGTATAAATCTTGGCTCAAAGTTAGCcttatggcccaatgtcaccccgcacgacggtactcttttgtttaaaaatatgatttcatTCTCAAAAGTTCTATTGGAACGACTGACTTGACGGATTATAGAGTTTTGTTTGACTAGAAGGTAGGTTTCTTTgaatgaaaatgtttgaaaataatatattgacgaatcagtcatttttttctTTCCAGAGATTCTAAATCTGACTgtaccggattcaaattatgtGACGGTGGACAACATGGACTGCAGTAAAAACAGTGCCACGCTCCTAGGACGTTTAAGGATTCCTATTCAACTATCCAGCGCAAACTCCCACATGCTCTAGCTCTACCTGTACTCCGGCATAAATGAAGATTTTCTCATCAACCTTACCGCTGCTCACTTCACCATAACCAAGGCTACGAACTTGCTGCTGAAAATCCACTAAGTCCACCAACATGATTTGATTAAAGTGCAAATAAACATGAGATAGAGTTCACTTAACCGTATAAAATGTTTAATAAGCTTTTAGATTAttgtttcatttaaaaaaataatagggGAAATAAACATTTGATTGCAAATTGAATATATTCGCGAGATTTATAGAAACTACATGCAATCGCACATAATTTATAAAGGCGATCCATCCAATCTAAGGGTAACAGACCATTTAATTTTATGTGCAGAATTAATACAATACAAATGCGaagcttgattgcaaaaataCATGTGCGCTGCACATATAATCTAGTTGCAGATTCAGCTCAGTGTACCCAAGGGATATCGGAACATCTTCAAAATCATATTAGCAAAACCAtggtcaatatcgacacagattctggAGAAGTTTTTTGATAATTTGTACAAAGGGtataaaatatcaagaaacaaaaagttatagcgattatatttacagggctgttacaaaaacttcaaaatagtatccgcgaaaatcgcgacttcTGAAATTTAATCCGCGCCTGAAAGCACCAATACgcgccaaaaaaaaattattttttttctaattgtcACTGAAATCTTAAATACATGTTTGACATATACAAAACTTCATGTCACAATACTCAATtaatttttcgtaaaaaaatatcttaacatTGTTGTGAACACTTaagtgttttataaaatttctgtgTTTTATGATAATTGATGGACTTTTCTTTGGACCGTAATCTAGgggcaaaaaaaatcactattttaTAACTTGCTGTTACAGAGATATTGTCAACCTCAATTCGGCAAAACCAGTACTTCGTTGATCTCTGTCAGTGTATGTAACTGATTTTTTAGGAAATAATATTAGAAGTATCATAAAACTAGCTTGTTTGTCAAAAACTGAAAATGACCCACtagggcgaaattgatcataatacaaaaaaaattaaatttaacccagtttttttttttaaattttcgatctaaattGTTCGTTTTCTAAAATCGTTtcaaacacgttttgaataatgataattttttttcgcgaatttatgaattttggtttttgatttttataaatttaacttttgaacttcttcatccttttattttttcttgaagattactgatttttggcaaaaataaaaatttaaatttttaacagtacattttaaaacatttttttttctaagggccgatttcttcaccttcgcttaagccgtaaaccccgtttacccatacgattaagccaggtttaaggcctaagcggtggtgaagaaatcgcttataaaacattttttattttacgtgTAATTAACAAAACCACAGGTTTGAAGGTGGTTTGAAGAAGCCTGGTGGTATGGCTCTTCTTCTggtgattgtagaaaaatataaaaagtacgttttttttaattacacatTAAATAAGCTCcatgcatttgtaggttataaaaaatacaatttttaaaactttttttcaaaaatacggaaaagtttcaaaagtcataaaaaactttcctCGTATGCGCGTTATAGTTTCAAGTTTAAtcccaaaataaaatcattttgatgttCGAGCCAcgaaaatatatacaaaaagTGTACCCGTCTAAAGGCGGCGTTGGGTGAGGGTTAAGAATAATTAATTTCCTTATATACTAAATTAGGGTCTAAACATCCAGCATCCTAGGAAGCTATTGCATTTTGGTACCCATCAAATTCTCCAAGTAATCAATTTGACCCTGGATTACGGTAATATTTCCTTAGTCCGTCCGTAATACAGTACATTAGATTATACATTTAAAACTATTTAGAAATTCCATACAAGATGCCCAACTTTCTAGGTCCAGATCTGACCAATCCTTCTACAAGAGGTATGCTCGGTTTCTAGTAACAatagttgtctaactaacattctttCCCTTCTCCGATGACAAGGACGTGGCCTCCGCCATTATTAACTTTTAAATTAAGAGCTCTCGgcttgtgcacattgagaattgTAGAATTCAAAATTGTTAAACAGACATTTTTTTCGATATTGTATCTAGATTAAATCATGTCAAATCATAGATGAGACGTCATCAtttaaacttcaaaagcagttctcCTGAAAGCTGAAACTTATTCTATGAaattgtgttcactgtgtttcagttGGAGAATTGAATATAGTGAACACATTTCATGTAAAATTCTTGACTTTTAACGGAAACACTGCTTTAGAAAATTCTCAATTCAATGACGGATTCTGCTTCCTTAATAttccaaatgtttcaaattattgaaggaaaacaaataaatacctGCAAAAACTGATAACAGCAAAACTATACTATGAAGATCACTTTACAGCACTCAATGAGAAGGTGAGAGTTTACATTTTTGAATATACATTTTCCTAATGATGTAAAGCacaattgttcatatcaaaataattttgttgttaatTTTCCTGGCATAATTTGGGAAATCCGCAAAAATCGCGACAGAATTATATTGACTCGCGATTTTCGCGCGTGGCCCACCAAATCCGCTACAAATCCGCGAAAACCGCGAGAATCGCGAAATTCGCGATtgttgtaacagccctgtaTTTATAAGAAAATCTCCGTTCTTTTTCATTTTCCTTGCAATCCTTTTTTGGTTAGGGAAGATTCAAATGAgacgtccattgtttttcggGATTTTCGTCCCCCCCCCCTTCTCCTCTGTCACacttttccaatacctaatacatgcactgtcacactttcgtacaccccccccccctattTCTCCCCATaaagatggacgtcattttgaatgaccccttaccgatttttggcaataataacaatttgaatttttacagcacttttATTATATAGACCAATTCAAATGCCTGcgtacactgaaaataatatcacaGTAACATGAACTGCCCAAAACTGTTTATTTCTACTATGCCATAATATTGTACATGTGACTATAATACGTGTGAACTtaactacacgcaaaaaaattgtgcggtaaaaactaccattttagggggttaacttaagcgctcgcaccggcaattttcagcagaccagaaatacgcttgattttaccatatctttagtcgaaatcagattgttgtaaattatttctgtcaaatgtaccagtaatgtggtgggatgtaccgtaaatatagtaaattggtctgaaattgcatggtagtttcaagaatgggcgtagtcagctaaaatagtaatttttactacagaattttttcccgtgtatgtttcagttaaggtgaaacatctcggagtcCAAAGATGTCctgcacaatggccgacttgcccccctactcacgttttcaaaggcacaaaactggagaaatagttggcaaacgtttctgatcttcttattttgagctttctgctagtgcacaaagccagaataaaaagtacactgttgtgggatgctttcttcgcgagatttgtgcctttgaagttttagtgcaatcttaaaagttgattccaaactgtttcaccttaattgtACCACGGATTTGTATCATATGACATGGTAAACTTAACTATACTTTATTCTCCTGTCAGTGCCATAGTTCATAACAATCGATCGGtttttgtttgagatttttaaCGCGATTATTGTAtttagttgtattttttttatttaaaacacaaAAATCATTAGCAATTCCTAAATTGTGAGTACTGTTCGTCTTCGTTTTATTTTCTACATGTGTCGTCTGTAACGGCAAAAAATCTAACCAGCGGTAAATCATGGGCGAAGAGATTTTGATTTCGATCAGTTACTTTTCCAGATCACATTGTTATGaagtgcctgcttctcagctcagtgttcttatgagtacttccactactactgagagctttccttgcccaagttgccatttttgcattcatatatcgtgtggcaggtacgatgatactctatgcccagggaagtcaaggaaatttccatcacgaaaagatcctggaccgaacgggaatcgaacccagacactttcagcagggctttgctttgtagccgcggacgccaaccattcggctaaggaaggcccctatgtAGCTCTTCTACAAAAGAGAaaaaacttttgggaatgctTTGATGATCGCTTAAAAAAATGGAGATAAGAAATTATACAACGAATCgttgaagaaattctagaaCAATTTCctgcatatttttttgaaggaaCTACTTATGGCTTTATGTTACTTGGAGAATTGAATGTATTCTTTTaagatatttctaaaaaaaaaattctggt includes:
- the LOC110677119 gene encoding bolA-like protein 2, which encodes MSGYTEEHLKQKLTEKLEATHVEVTDESDGCGGKFSAVIVSSQFQGKTLLQRHRLVNAALAEELKTIHAFSQKTYTPEQWAAEGH